A window from Luteolibacter flavescens encodes these proteins:
- a CDS encoding PEP-CTERM sorting domain-containing protein (PEP-CTERM proteins occur, often in large numbers, in the proteomes of bacteria that also encode an exosortase, a predicted intramembrane cysteine proteinase. The presence of a PEP-CTERM domain at a protein's C-terminus predicts cleavage within the sorting domain, followed by covalent anchoring to some some component of the (usually Gram-negative) cell surface. Many PEP-CTERM proteins exhibit an unusual sequence composition that includes large numbers of potential glycosylation sites. Expression of one such protein has been shown restore the ability of a bacterium to form floc, a type of biofilm.), with amino-acid sequence MKCKALAAFASASIALAATQASAATVIELSNPGFETDAVGSGAGGSFVPAGWTSFASGGGNHFVGDGAWLAGDAVLGAHTGDQYYLAHVLNNGHRTIHQDTSLAWSSLVAGDVLTMSVWTTYRSNLAPGLVYMWLNDTDAPSASPNSGPIDIAADAAPGVWTQRVWNFTVTQGILDTASANSWGTVNLQLGMIGSTGDRQAIFDDVSMVLTPVPEPSTALLAGLMGVSFLIRRRR; translated from the coding sequence ATGAAATGCAAGGCACTCGCTGCATTCGCCAGCGCCTCCATCGCCCTCGCTGCCACGCAGGCGTCCGCCGCCACGGTGATCGAACTCAGCAACCCGGGATTCGAGACCGATGCCGTAGGCTCCGGCGCGGGAGGCTCCTTCGTGCCTGCGGGCTGGACGTCCTTCGCCAGTGGAGGCGGCAATCACTTCGTGGGAGACGGCGCATGGCTCGCGGGCGATGCGGTCCTGGGAGCTCACACGGGTGACCAGTATTACCTCGCGCACGTCTTGAACAATGGCCACCGCACGATCCATCAGGACACGAGCCTCGCCTGGTCCTCCCTCGTCGCCGGCGACGTGCTGACGATGTCCGTGTGGACGACCTATCGTAGCAATCTCGCTCCGGGCCTAGTTTACATGTGGCTGAATGACACGGACGCGCCGAGTGCGAGTCCGAATTCCGGCCCGATCGACATCGCCGCCGACGCGGCCCCGGGCGTGTGGACGCAGCGCGTGTGGAATTTCACCGTGACGCAGGGCATCCTGGACACCGCGAGCGCCAATAGCTGGGGCACCGTGAATCTCCAGCTCGGCATGATCGGCAGCACGGGCGACCGGCAGGCGATCTTTGACGACGTCTCGATGGTGCTTACCCCTGTCCCTGAGCCGTCTACTGCCCTGCTCGCCGGTCTCATGGGCGTGTCCTTCCTGATCCGCCGCCGCCGTTGA